The window GAATATTCCTAAAAAGCCTCAAAAAGGGTCAAAATTTAATATTTTTTGGGTTTACGCAGCAATTATAGTTGCAATTATAGCTGCCCAATTTATATTTTCTGGAGAGGGAGGCAAAAAAGTAGACTATCCAGATTTTGAAAGTAAGATGTTGCTTACTGGTGACGTAGATAAACTTATTGCCTATAAATCAGAAGATTTGGTAAAAGTTGAAGTTTATATCAAACCTGATAGTTTAAAAAAACCTCAATATAAAAGTTATAAAAGCACCAGCAGTTTCGCTGTAGCAACTGGACCAACAGTCTATTTTAATGCTGGCACAATGGATGGTTTAGATAAGCAATTAGCTGAATCGCAAAAAGGTTTACCGGTAGAGCAACCACGAGTTTTGGCAGAAAAAGAAAGCCGCAGTAACCCATTTTTAGGTTTGTTGGTTAATATTGGCTTACCATTATTGTTGCTTATTGGTTTCTGGATTTTTATGATGCGCCGTATGGGCGGCGGTGCTGGTGGCGGTGGCCAAATATTCAGCATCGGAAAATCAAAAGCTACTTTGTTTGATAAGGAAAGCCAAGTTAACATTACATTTAATGATGTTGCAGGATTAGAAGAAGCAAAACAGGAAGTTATGGAAATCGTTGATTTCCTAAAAAACCCTAAAAAATACACCAACCTTGGTGGTAAAATCCCTAAAGGTGCGCTATTAGTGGGTTCACCTGGAACAGGAAAAACTTTATTGGCAAAAGCTGTTGCTGGTGAAGCTCAAGTTCCATTTTTCTCTTTATCAGGATCTGATTTCGTAGAAATGTTTGTTGGAGTTGGTGCTTCTCGTGTAAGAGATTTATTTAAGCAAGCAAAAGATAAGGCGCCATGTATCATCTTTATTGATGAGGTTGATGCCATTGGCCGTGCTCGTGGGAAAAATAGTGTAATGGGTGGTAATGATGAACGTGAAAACACATTAAACCAGTTACTTGTAGAAATGGATGGTTTCGGAACTGATTCTGGAATTATTATTTTAGCAGCAACTAACCGTCCAGATGTATTGGATTCAGCATTGTTACGTCCAGGTCGTTTCGATAGACAAATTTCTATTGATAAACCAGATTTAGTTGGTCGTGAGCACATTTTTAACGTTCA is drawn from Pedobacter mucosus and contains these coding sequences:
- the ftsH gene encoding ATP-dependent zinc metalloprotease FtsH, producing the protein MNDNKNTSEEKKPGKKIPNIPKKPQKGSKFNIFWVYAAIIVAIIAAQFIFSGEGGKKVDYPDFESKMLLTGDVDKLIAYKSEDLVKVEVYIKPDSLKKPQYKSYKSTSSFAVATGPTVYFNAGTMDGLDKQLAESQKGLPVEQPRVLAEKESRSNPFLGLLVNIGLPLLLLIGFWIFMMRRMGGGAGGGGQIFSIGKSKATLFDKESQVNITFNDVAGLEEAKQEVMEIVDFLKNPKKYTNLGGKIPKGALLVGSPGTGKTLLAKAVAGEAQVPFFSLSGSDFVEMFVGVGASRVRDLFKQAKDKAPCIIFIDEVDAIGRARGKNSVMGGNDERENTLNQLLVEMDGFGTDSGIIILAATNRPDVLDSALLRPGRFDRQISIDKPDLVGREHIFNVHLKPIKTSEEVDAKKLSAQTPGFAGAEIANVCNEAALIAARKNKTSVDMQDFQDAIDRVIGGLEKKNKIISPEEKRIVAYHEAGHAIAGWYLEHADPLVKVSIVPRGVAALGYAQYLPKEQFLYTTEQLIDGMCMTMGGRVAEDITFGKISTGAQNDLERITKLAYAMVSIYGMNEAVGNVSFHDPQNEYNFNKPYSEKTSELIDVEVRKLIGDVYIKTKQLLTEKQDGLEKLAQKLLEKEILFQADLEEILGKRPFDTRTTYDEFVNGTGDQTPAAEGLVHDGVGNTDINNDVLGLKPPQED